Proteins from a genomic interval of Vulgatibacter sp.:
- a CDS encoding EF-Tu/IF-2/RF-3 family GTPase has product NTQKTVVTGVEMFRKLLDQGQAGDNIGALIRGLKREDVERGQVMAKPGSINPHKKFKAEIYVLTKEEGGRHTPFFKGYKPQFYFRTTDVTGAVHLPEGTEMVMPGDNISITVELLTPIAMEKELRFAIREGGRTVGAGVVAEIIE; this is encoded by the coding sequence GAACACCCAGAAGACCGTGGTGACCGGCGTCGAGATGTTCCGCAAGCTCCTCGACCAGGGCCAGGCCGGCGACAACATCGGCGCCCTGATCCGCGGCCTGAAGCGTGAGGACGTGGAGCGCGGCCAGGTCATGGCCAAGCCCGGCAGCATCAATCCGCACAAGAAGTTCAAGGCGGAGATCTACGTGCTGACGAAGGAGGAGGGTGGTCGTCACACCCCGTTCTTCAAGGGCTACAAGCCGCAGTTCTACTTCCGCACCACCGACGTGACCGGCGCCGTGCACCTCCCCGAGGGCACCGAGATGGTCATGCCGGGCGACAACATCTCCATCACCGTGGAGCTGCTCACCCCGATCGCGATGGAGAAGGAACTCCGCTTCGCGATCCGTGAGGGTGGCCGCACCGTCGGCGCTGGCGTGGTTGCCGAGATCATCGAGTAA
- the rpmG gene encoding 50S ribosomal protein L33: MGNRTIITLECTVCKERNYTTDKNKRKQTDKLVLSKFCPRCRNHTEHKETK, encoded by the coding sequence ATGGGTAACCGGACGATCATCACGCTCGAGTGCACGGTGTGCAAAGAGCGGAACTACACCACCGACAAGAACAAGCGGAAGCAGACCGACAAGCTCGTGCTGTCGAAGTTCTGCCCGCGGTGCCGGAACCACACCGAGCACAAGGAAACGAAGTAA
- the secE gene encoding preprotein translocase subunit SecE, producing MSNQRLLAMALVFLTACAAYVMTKLADAILVATGAGNPEVFGGLTLAVLIGVGLAAVLGIVGWMNSKVQDVGQDVAAELRKVTWPTWPEIRAATGAVVVATLVAAVLLGVMDFLGAKVMSEWIPSGIRWAQGLFA from the coding sequence ATGAGCAACCAGCGGCTCCTCGCCATGGCTCTGGTCTTTCTGACCGCATGCGCGGCCTACGTCATGACCAAGCTGGCCGACGCGATCCTCGTCGCCACCGGTGCGGGAAACCCCGAGGTCTTCGGTGGTCTGACCCTCGCCGTCCTCATCGGCGTCGGACTCGCCGCGGTGCTCGGCATCGTTGGCTGGATGAACTCCAAGGTGCAGGACGTCGGCCAGGATGTTGCCGCCGAGCTGCGCAAGGTGACCTGGCCGACCTGGCCGGAGATTCGCGCTGCAACCGGCGCGGTGGTGGTGGCGACCCTGGTCGCCGCGGTGCTCCTCGGCGTGATGGACTTCCTCGGGGCGAAGGTGATGTCCGAATGGATCCCCTCGGGGATCCGCTGGGCGCAGGGCCTCTTCGCGTAG
- the nusG gene encoding transcription termination/antitermination protein NusG — MAKKFYVVHTYSGYENKVRKTIEERIRQEGLQEQFGEILIPTEQVVEVKGGEKRTSKRKFFPGYILVEMEMGPASWHLVKSTPKVTGFVGGGKQPEEIPAITRAEVDRLSSQISEGTLKPKPKVSFENGDNVRVTDGPFSGFNGTVEEVNQEKGRLRVLVSIFGRATPVELDFMQVEKTQ; from the coding sequence ATGGCCAAGAAGTTTTACGTAGTCCACACCTACTCGGGCTACGAGAACAAGGTGCGCAAGACGATCGAGGAGCGCATCCGCCAGGAAGGACTGCAGGAGCAGTTCGGCGAGATCCTGATCCCGACCGAGCAGGTGGTCGAGGTGAAGGGTGGCGAGAAGCGGACCTCGAAGCGCAAGTTCTTCCCGGGCTACATCCTCGTGGAGATGGAGATGGGCCCGGCTTCCTGGCACCTCGTCAAGAGCACGCCCAAGGTCACCGGCTTCGTCGGCGGCGGGAAGCAGCCGGAGGAGATCCCGGCGATCACCCGCGCCGAGGTCGATCGGCTCTCGTCGCAGATCTCCGAGGGGACCCTCAAGCCCAAGCCCAAGGTCTCCTTCGAGAACGGCGACAACGTCCGGGTGACCGACGGTCCGTTCTCGGGCTTCAACGGCACGGTGGAAGAGGTGAACCAGGAGAAGGGTCGCCTTCGCGTCCTGGTCTCCATCTTCGGTCGCGCCACCCCGGTCGAGCTCGACTTCATGCAGGTCGAGAAGACCCAGTAG
- the rplK gene encoding 50S ribosomal protein L11, protein MAKKVTGQVKLQIPAGKANPAPPVGPALGQHGVNIMGFCKEFNAATQALIKDDMVIPVVITIYSDRSFSFILKTPPASALIKKAIGLHTQKKKGSGSHRPGKEKVGTIDRAKVREIAERKIQDTNAGSIESCMRTIEGTARSMGIDVVD, encoded by the coding sequence ATGGCAAAGAAGGTCACGGGCCAGGTCAAACTGCAGATCCCTGCAGGCAAGGCCAACCCCGCTCCCCCGGTCGGTCCTGCGCTCGGCCAGCACGGCGTCAACATCATGGGCTTCTGCAAGGAGTTCAATGCTGCGACGCAGGCGCTGATCAAGGACGACATGGTGATCCCCGTCGTGATCACCATCTACTCGGATCGTTCGTTCTCCTTCATCCTGAAGACCCCGCCGGCCTCGGCGCTCATCAAGAAGGCGATCGGCCTCCACACCCAGAAGAAGAAGGGTTCGGGGTCGCACCGTCCGGGCAAGGAGAAGGTCGGCACGATCGACCGCGCGAAGGTGCGCGAGATCGCCGAGCGGAAGATCCAGGACACGAACGCTGGCTCGATCGAGTCGTGCATGCGCACGATCGAGGGTACCGCGCGTTCCATGGGCATCGACGTCGTCGACTGA
- the rplA gene encoding 50S ribosomal protein L1 codes for MAKMGKKYRKIADKVDRNKRYSVEEGVALVRELKVAKFDESVDVAINLGVDPRHADQMVRGAVVLPHGTGKTVKVAVFAKGDKAKEAEAAGADIVGAEELAKRVEEGFLDFDKAIATPDMMGVVGKLGKILGPRGLMPNPKVGTVTTDVTRAVKETKAGKIEFRVEKAGIVHAPVGKTSMPTEQIAANLNELLATVMRLKPSTAKGVYLRGVALSTTMGPGLKLDNVAIANAFKG; via the coding sequence ATGGCTAAGATGGGCAAGAAGTACCGGAAGATTGCCGACAAGGTCGATCGCAACAAGCGCTACTCGGTGGAGGAGGGCGTCGCCCTCGTCCGCGAGCTGAAGGTCGCGAAGTTCGACGAGTCGGTGGACGTGGCGATCAACCTGGGTGTGGATCCCCGCCACGCGGACCAGATGGTTCGTGGCGCGGTGGTGCTCCCCCACGGCACCGGCAAGACCGTCAAGGTCGCCGTGTTCGCCAAGGGCGACAAGGCCAAGGAGGCCGAGGCAGCCGGCGCGGACATCGTCGGCGCCGAGGAGCTCGCCAAGCGGGTCGAGGAGGGCTTCCTCGACTTCGACAAGGCGATCGCCACCCCCGACATGATGGGCGTGGTCGGCAAGCTCGGTAAGATCCTCGGGCCCCGCGGCCTGATGCCGAACCCGAAGGTCGGCACGGTGACCACCGACGTCACCCGCGCGGTCAAGGAGACCAAGGCCGGCAAGATCGAGTTCCGCGTCGAGAAGGCCGGCATCGTGCACGCGCCGGTGGGCAAGACCTCGATGCCCACGGAGCAGATCGCTGCCAACCTGAACGAGCTCCTGGCAACCGTGATGCGCCTCAAGCCCTCCACGGCGAAGGGCGTCTACCTCCGTGGCGTGGCGCTCTCCACCACCATGGGCCCGGGCCTCAAGCTCGACAACGTCGCGATCGCCAACGCGTTCAAGGGCTAA
- the rplJ gene encoding 50S ribosomal protein L10, protein MDRTQKEQMISELHSKMSAATIAIIAEYKGLDVATATDIRKTCRDNQVEYKVVKNTLAKRAAQGTSVEKIAESFKGPVVLILGQDPVTPAKVMTDFAKGKEDKFQLKVAVVEGQAIDAKGIENLAKMPGLHELRGMIAGMLNAPASKLARLIGTPGSQLARAVDARREQLEKAS, encoded by the coding sequence GTGGATCGTACGCAGAAGGAGCAGATGATTTCCGAGCTTCACTCGAAGATGTCGGCGGCTACCATCGCCATCATCGCCGAGTACAAGGGGCTCGACGTCGCTACCGCGACCGACATTCGCAAGACCTGCCGTGACAACCAGGTCGAGTACAAGGTCGTGAAGAACACGCTCGCCAAGCGCGCTGCGCAGGGCACGAGCGTGGAGAAGATTGCCGAGAGCTTCAAGGGACCGGTCGTCCTCATCCTGGGTCAGGATCCCGTCACGCCCGCCAAGGTGATGACGGATTTTGCCAAGGGCAAGGAGGACAAGTTCCAGCTCAAGGTCGCCGTGGTGGAAGGGCAGGCCATCGATGCCAAGGGCATCGAGAACCTCGCCAAGATGCCGGGCCTCCATGAGCTGCGCGGCATGATCGCAGGGATGCTCAACGCCCCCGCGAGCAAGCTCGCCCGCCTCATCGGCACGCCGGGTTCCCAGCTGGCACGGGCCGTCGACGCCCGCCGCGAGCAGCTGGAAAAGGCTTCGTAA
- the rplL gene encoding 50S ribosomal protein L7/L12, with amino-acid sequence MADLNAIVDQLSALTVMEAAELVKTLEEKWGVSAAAPAMMAMPAAGGAAAAPAEEKTEFDVVLANAGDKKINVIKEIRTITGLGLKEAKDLVEGAPKTVKEGVSKDEANKIKEVLTAAGATVEIK; translated from the coding sequence ATGGCTGATCTGAACGCGATCGTTGACCAGCTCTCCGCACTCACCGTGATGGAGGCTGCTGAGCTCGTGAAGACCCTCGAGGAGAAGTGGGGCGTTTCCGCCGCTGCTCCCGCGATGATGGCGATGCCCGCCGCTGGTGGCGCCGCCGCTGCTCCCGCCGAGGAGAAGACCGAGTTCGACGTCGTCCTGGCGAACGCCGGCGACAAGAAGATCAACGTCATCAAGGAGATCCGTACCATCACGGGTCTCGGCCTCAAGGAGGCCAAGGACCTCGTCGAGGGCGCTCCCAAGACCGTGAAGGAGGGCGTGTCCAAGGACGAGGCCAACAAGATCAAGGAAGTTCTCACGGCCGCCGGCGCGACCGTCGAGATCAAGTAA
- the rpoB gene encoding DNA-directed RNA polymerase subunit beta, which translates to MAPTIQNNFRIRKSFAKIQKIIDIPNLIDIQKQSYDKFLQIDVPADKREDTGLQGVFKSVFPIKDFNETSSLEFVSYHLEKPKYDVDECHQRGMTYSAPIKVVVRLVVWDKDEETGATSIRDVKEQEVYFGEIPLMTRNGTFIINGTERVVVSQLHRSPGAFFDHDKGKSHSSGKLLYNGRVIPYRGSWLDFEFDHKDILYVRIDRRRKLPVTVLLRAIGGIPDTAKRGPIEWSGTAEEMLNYYYDTETVFLGEGKEEFFKSVELELLRGQRATDDITNPKTGEVIVKKNRKFTSGAIKKIEAAKIQRLPLDPDELWNKIAAHDVVDETTGEVILEVNDAVTAEKVDELRARGIGEFKVLFIDNLNVGPFFRNTLMLDKVSTPEEAIMEIYKRLRPGDPPTIDTARALFLNLFFNPERYDLSRVGRLKLNYRLHDRLPEEDREPLDNPVLTKRDILEAVRVLLDLKNGKGTIDDIDHLGNRRVRAVGELLENQYRIGLVRMERAIKERMSLQEIETLMPHDLINAKPVTAVIKEFFGSSQLSQFMDQTNPLSEVTHKRRLSALGPGGLTRERAGFEVRDVHPTHYGRICPIETPEGPNIGLIASLSTFARVNEYGFVETPYRRAEGGKALPEVQFYSALEEEKHTIAQANSQLADDGGFTEETISSRRGRGEFVNARPDDVTLMDVSPNQLVSVAASLIPFLENDDANRALMGSNMQRQAVPLLRTRAPLVGTGIEGTVARDSGVCAVARRDGVVESVDAGRIVVKADVPASITDVGSEVDIYTLTKYTRSNQNTCINQKPIVRKGDRVRKGDVLADGPATETGELALGQNVVVAFMPWQGYNFEDSILLSERISKEDVFTSIHIEEFECIARDTKLGKEEITRDIPNVGEEALKDLDEAGIIRIGAEVQPGDILVGKITPKGETQLSPEEKLLRAIFGEKAGDVRDSSLRVPPGVVGTVINAKVFSRKGVDKDERAKEIEAAEEAKLLKDQNDEIKILRDSAYAKIRRMLSGKTTDAKLVDDKGNTLLEKGEKLTEERLRDIPVKYFEEIAAEGVEQYVKQVVASFEEQREVIKLTFGEKIARLKKGDELPPGVIKMVKVYVAIKRKIQVGDKMAGRHGNKGVVSRILPEEDLPYLADGTPVDIVLNPLGVPSRMNIGQILETHVGWAARGMGIKLAELAEKMGADAVRKELKATYPGKELHAFLDEVEDAEVIKLGRRLNKGIHVASPVFDGGREDEIFGLMAQAGLSETGQSILFDGRTGEPFDQDVTVGVMYMLKLHHLVDEKIHARSIGPYSLVTQQPLGGKAQFGGQRLGEMEVWAMEAYGAAYSLQEFLTVKSDDVVGRTRMYEAIVKGDNVLESGLPESFNVLMKELQSLALDVELLETAPAEEGERGAEPQPEPKKAGGIL; encoded by the coding sequence ATGGCGCCGACGATCCAGAACAACTTCCGGATTCGCAAGAGCTTCGCGAAGATCCAGAAGATCATCGACATCCCCAACCTCATCGACATCCAGAAGCAGTCCTACGACAAGTTCCTTCAGATCGATGTGCCTGCCGACAAGCGGGAGGACACCGGGCTGCAGGGTGTCTTCAAGTCGGTCTTTCCCATCAAGGACTTCAACGAGACCAGCTCCCTGGAGTTCGTCTCGTATCACCTGGAGAAGCCCAAGTACGACGTCGACGAGTGCCACCAGCGGGGTATGACCTACTCCGCGCCGATCAAGGTCGTCGTCCGTCTCGTCGTCTGGGACAAGGACGAGGAGACCGGGGCCACCTCGATCCGTGACGTGAAGGAGCAGGAGGTCTACTTCGGCGAGATCCCGCTCATGACCCGCAACGGTACCTTCATCATCAACGGTACCGAGCGCGTCGTCGTCAGCCAGCTCCATCGCTCGCCCGGTGCCTTCTTCGACCACGACAAGGGCAAGAGCCACTCGTCTGGCAAGCTGCTCTACAACGGTCGCGTGATCCCCTACCGCGGCTCGTGGCTCGATTTCGAGTTCGACCACAAGGACATCCTCTACGTGCGCATCGACCGCCGCCGGAAGCTGCCGGTGACGGTGCTCCTGCGTGCGATCGGTGGCATCCCCGACACGGCCAAGCGTGGCCCGATCGAGTGGAGCGGCACCGCCGAGGAGATGCTCAACTACTACTACGACACGGAGACCGTCTTCCTCGGCGAGGGGAAGGAGGAGTTCTTCAAGTCGGTGGAGCTCGAGCTTCTCCGTGGCCAGCGCGCCACCGACGACATCACCAACCCGAAGACGGGTGAGGTGATCGTCAAGAAGAACCGGAAGTTCACCTCCGGCGCGATCAAGAAGATCGAGGCGGCGAAGATCCAGCGCCTGCCCCTCGATCCGGACGAGCTCTGGAACAAGATCGCCGCCCACGACGTCGTCGACGAGACGACGGGCGAGGTGATCCTCGAGGTGAACGACGCCGTCACCGCCGAGAAGGTGGACGAGCTTCGCGCCCGCGGGATCGGCGAGTTCAAGGTTCTCTTCATCGACAACCTGAACGTCGGGCCGTTCTTCCGGAACACGCTGATGCTCGACAAGGTCTCCACGCCCGAAGAGGCGATCATGGAGATCTACAAGCGGCTCCGCCCGGGTGATCCGCCGACGATCGACACCGCGCGCGCGCTCTTCCTCAACCTCTTCTTCAACCCCGAGCGCTACGACCTGTCGCGCGTGGGCCGGCTGAAGTTGAACTACCGGCTCCACGACCGGCTGCCGGAAGAGGACCGCGAGCCCCTGGACAACCCGGTGCTCACCAAGCGGGACATCCTCGAGGCGGTCCGTGTCCTGCTCGATCTGAAGAACGGCAAGGGCACGATCGACGACATCGATCACCTCGGCAACCGCCGCGTCCGCGCGGTGGGCGAGCTGCTCGAGAACCAGTACCGCATCGGTCTCGTCCGCATGGAGCGCGCGATCAAGGAGCGCATGTCGCTCCAGGAGATCGAGACGCTCATGCCGCACGACCTGATCAACGCCAAGCCGGTCACGGCGGTGATCAAGGAGTTCTTCGGCTCCTCGCAGCTCTCGCAGTTCATGGACCAGACCAACCCGCTCTCCGAGGTGACGCACAAGCGCCGCCTCTCGGCCCTCGGGCCCGGCGGTCTGACCCGTGAGCGCGCCGGCTTCGAGGTGCGCGACGTGCACCCGACGCACTACGGCCGCATCTGCCCGATCGAGACGCCGGAAGGTCCGAACATCGGCCTCATCGCCTCGCTCTCGACCTTCGCCCGCGTGAACGAGTACGGCTTCGTCGAGACGCCCTACCGCCGCGCCGAGGGTGGCAAGGCGCTCCCCGAGGTCCAGTTCTACTCGGCCCTCGAGGAGGAGAAGCACACCATCGCCCAGGCGAACTCGCAGCTCGCCGACGACGGTGGCTTCACCGAGGAGACCATCTCGAGCCGCCGCGGCCGGGGTGAGTTCGTCAACGCCCGTCCCGACGACGTGACGCTGATGGACGTGTCGCCGAACCAGCTGGTGTCCGTCGCCGCTTCGCTCATCCCGTTCCTCGAGAACGACGACGCGAACCGCGCGCTCATGGGCTCGAACATGCAGCGCCAGGCCGTTCCGCTCCTGCGGACCCGGGCGCCGCTGGTCGGCACCGGCATCGAGGGCACCGTGGCCCGGGACTCCGGCGTCTGCGCCGTGGCCCGCCGCGACGGCGTGGTGGAGTCGGTCGACGCAGGCCGCATCGTGGTGAAGGCGGACGTTCCCGCCTCCATCACCGACGTGGGCAGCGAAGTCGACATCTACACGCTGACCAAGTACACGCGCTCGAACCAGAACACCTGCATCAACCAGAAGCCCATCGTCCGCAAGGGCGACCGGGTGCGGAAGGGCGACGTGCTGGCCGACGGTCCCGCGACCGAGACCGGCGAGCTCGCCCTCGGCCAGAACGTGGTCGTCGCGTTCATGCCGTGGCAGGGCTACAACTTCGAAGACTCGATCCTCCTCTCCGAGCGCATCTCGAAGGAAGACGTCTTCACCTCGATCCACATCGAGGAGTTCGAGTGCATCGCCCGCGACACCAAGCTGGGCAAGGAAGAGATCACCCGCGACATCCCGAACGTGGGTGAGGAAGCCCTCAAGGATCTCGACGAGGCGGGCATCATCCGCATCGGCGCCGAGGTCCAGCCGGGTGACATTCTGGTCGGCAAGATCACGCCGAAGGGCGAGACCCAGCTCTCCCCCGAAGAGAAGCTCCTCCGGGCGATCTTCGGCGAGAAGGCCGGCGACGTCCGCGACAGCTCGCTCCGCGTCCCCCCGGGCGTGGTCGGCACCGTGATCAACGCCAAGGTCTTCTCGCGCAAGGGCGTCGACAAGGACGAGCGCGCCAAGGAGATCGAGGCCGCCGAGGAAGCGAAGCTCCTCAAGGACCAGAACGACGAGATCAAGATCCTGCGCGACTCCGCCTACGCGAAGATCCGCCGGATGCTGTCGGGGAAGACCACCGACGCCAAGCTCGTCGACGACAAGGGCAACACGCTGCTCGAGAAGGGCGAGAAGCTCACCGAGGAGCGGCTCCGCGACATCCCCGTGAAGTACTTCGAGGAGATCGCCGCCGAGGGCGTCGAGCAGTACGTCAAGCAGGTGGTGGCGTCGTTCGAGGAGCAGCGCGAGGTCATCAAGCTGACCTTCGGCGAGAAGATCGCCCGTCTGAAGAAGGGCGACGAGCTCCCGCCGGGCGTGATCAAGATGGTCAAGGTCTACGTGGCCATCAAGCGCAAGATCCAGGTCGGCGACAAGATGGCAGGCCGCCACGGCAACAAGGGCGTGGTCTCGCGGATCCTCCCCGAGGAGGACCTCCCGTACCTCGCCGACGGCACGCCGGTCGACATCGTCCTCAACCCGCTGGGCGTGCCTTCGCGCATGAACATCGGGCAGATCCTCGAGACCCACGTCGGTTGGGCTGCCCGCGGCATGGGCATCAAGCTGGCGGAGCTCGCGGAGAAGATGGGCGCCGACGCCGTTCGCAAGGAGCTCAAGGCGACCTACCCGGGCAAGGAGCTGCACGCCTTCCTGGACGAGGTCGAGGACGCCGAGGTGATCAAGCTCGGCCGTCGCCTGAACAAGGGCATCCACGTGGCCAGCCCCGTCTTCGACGGCGGCCGCGAGGACGAGATCTTCGGGCTCATGGCGCAGGCAGGTCTCTCCGAGACCGGCCAGTCGATCCTCTTCGATGGCCGCACCGGCGAGCCCTTCGATCAGGATGTGACCGTCGGCGTCATGTACATGCTCAAGCTCCACCACCTGGTGGACGAGAAGATCCACGCCCGGAGCATCGGGCCCTACTCGCTCGTCACCCAGCAGCCGCTGGGCGGCAAGGCGCAGTTCGGCGGCCAGCGACTCGGCGAGATGGAAGTCTGGGCGATGGAGGCCTACGGTGCCGCCTACTCGCTGCAGGAGTTCCTCACCGTCAAGTCGGACGACGTGGTGGGCCGTACCCGCATGTACGAGGCGATCGTCAAGGGCGACAACGTTCTCGAGTCGGGCCTGCCCGAGTCGTTCAACGTTCTGATGAAGGAGCTCCAGAGCCTCGCGCTCGACGTGGAGCTCCTGGAGACCGCGCCGGCGGAAGAGGGGGAGCGGGGTGCAGAGCCCCAGCCCGAGCCGAAGAAGGCAGGCGGCATCCTCTAA